From one Marinobacter sp. LV10MA510-1 genomic stretch:
- a CDS encoding SDR family NAD(P)-dependent oxidoreductase produces the protein MKQKAPGIVLITGATGAIGSALAVEYARAGVHLYLQGRNTDLLNEVAEKCRSAGARVTEKSLDLCDRLALSQWMDELLAHTAPDLVFANAGINTDTGPEGAGESWEATEQLLELNVRSTFYLLHRLATVMREQGSGQLVLISSLAAWFGLPVTPAYSASKAAVKAYGEGLKGWLEGSGVSVSVVMPGYVSSPMCHAMPGPKPFIWQPDRAARYIANRVAAGRARISFPFPLNWGCWWLSVLPAGLSHWLLRLFRYGG, from the coding sequence ATGAAACAAAAAGCGCCTGGCATTGTGCTGATTACCGGAGCAACCGGAGCCATCGGGTCGGCGCTAGCGGTGGAATACGCTCGCGCCGGCGTGCATCTGTATTTGCAAGGCCGAAATACGGATTTGCTGAATGAAGTTGCTGAAAAATGCCGTTCGGCTGGTGCGCGGGTAACCGAAAAATCTCTTGATCTGTGCGACAGACTGGCCCTATCGCAGTGGATGGATGAGCTACTGGCACATACAGCCCCAGACCTGGTGTTCGCCAATGCCGGCATCAATACCGATACCGGTCCCGAAGGGGCAGGTGAAAGTTGGGAGGCGACTGAGCAGCTGCTTGAGCTAAACGTAAGATCAACCTTTTACCTGCTGCATCGGCTGGCAACAGTAATGCGCGAGCAGGGTAGCGGGCAGTTGGTGTTGATTAGCTCCCTGGCGGCCTGGTTCGGCTTGCCGGTAACGCCGGCTTACAGCGCGAGCAAAGCGGCAGTGAAGGCTTATGGCGAAGGATTGAAGGGTTGGCTTGAGGGCAGCGGCGTATCCGTTTCTGTGGTTATGCCTGGCTACGTAAGCTCGCCCATGTGCCACGCCATGCCGGGGCCAAAACCGTTTATCTGGCAGCCTGATCGCGCAGCGCGTTACATTGCCAATAGAGTTGCAGCGGGGCGTGCTCGCATCAGTTTTCCATTTCCACTGAACTGGGGCTGCTGGTGGCTGTCGGTTCTGCCTGCCGGGCTTTCGCACTGGCTATTACGATTGTTTAGGTATGGTGGCTAA
- a CDS encoding LTA synthase family protein gives MLIAVSIGLLASLLMGALFVPTGGRFSPTGGGMRALSLYCVLSGLAWWLSLFSVACLISQRLYFAITLVVVLHGVLIAVNYTKFTALKEPFILQDFEYFTDALRHPQLYIPFFGVIKTCLLLTAGAAAIGLFFWLETPLYRQANAWWQWPVVTLAVAVAFVAAMSAWIIRPRLSLDPLKDVQATGLIALLHSHLAEYWLSRKRTFAEPAAQWPQFDPGNPRPHLVMVQSESFFDPRPCYPFIKPSVLKNWDECCTVAAASGQLSVPAWGANTVRTEAAILTGLSQAMLGIYQYNPYRRLAKRPVHSLASHLRAQGYKTICVHPYPAQFYLRDRVMPALGFDQFIDISDFNHGDRSGQYVGDQAVADKVTGLLTAAEEPVFIFVITMENHGPLHLEKPDPELETDAYREPPAGPLQDLTAYLRHLKNADQMLAQITSAVQATDRGGSLCWYGDHVPIMSDVYRHFGEPEATTPWLIWSTGTEQKARVIEKTNVPPLPAESLSKHWLQTVKECHRI, from the coding sequence ATGCTAATCGCTGTATCGATAGGCTTGCTGGCCTCGCTATTGATGGGGGCTTTGTTTGTTCCAACCGGTGGAAGGTTCAGTCCAACCGGCGGAGGCATGCGCGCGCTCAGCCTGTATTGCGTGCTGAGTGGGCTGGCATGGTGGCTATCCTTGTTTTCAGTGGCCTGCCTGATCAGTCAACGGCTTTATTTTGCCATTACCTTGGTTGTCGTGTTGCATGGGGTGCTGATTGCGGTTAACTACACCAAGTTCACAGCACTGAAAGAGCCGTTCATCCTGCAGGACTTCGAGTATTTCACGGATGCCTTGCGCCATCCGCAGCTCTATATTCCCTTTTTCGGTGTTATCAAAACGTGTTTGCTGCTGACGGCCGGGGCAGCCGCCATCGGCCTGTTCTTCTGGCTTGAAACGCCGCTTTATCGGCAAGCGAACGCCTGGTGGCAATGGCCTGTAGTCACCCTTGCGGTTGCGGTTGCGTTTGTGGCGGCTATGAGCGCCTGGATCATCAGGCCCCGCTTGTCGCTCGACCCATTGAAGGATGTGCAAGCGACGGGTCTCATTGCTCTGTTGCACAGTCATCTGGCAGAATACTGGCTGTCGCGTAAACGAACGTTTGCAGAGCCCGCCGCGCAATGGCCGCAGTTTGACCCCGGCAATCCAAGGCCACATTTGGTCATGGTGCAAAGCGAATCTTTTTTTGACCCGCGCCCGTGCTACCCGTTTATCAAGCCTTCGGTACTGAAAAACTGGGATGAGTGCTGCACGGTTGCTGCAGCCAGCGGGCAGTTGTCTGTACCCGCCTGGGGCGCTAACACCGTTCGCACCGAGGCAGCAATACTTACCGGGTTGTCTCAGGCAATGTTGGGCATTTACCAATATAACCCCTACCGCCGCCTGGCGAAGAGGCCGGTGCATTCGCTGGCATCACATCTGCGAGCTCAAGGCTATAAAACCATTTGCGTGCATCCTTACCCGGCCCAGTTTTACCTGCGCGATCGTGTGATGCCGGCCCTGGGTTTTGATCAGTTCATCGATATTTCAGATTTTAACCATGGGGATCGATCTGGCCAGTACGTCGGTGATCAAGCCGTTGCTGATAAAGTAACCGGGTTGCTGACTGCCGCCGAAGAGCCCGTATTTATCTTCGTCATCACCATGGAAAATCACGGCCCTCTTCATCTGGAAAAGCCGGACCCAGAGCTTGAAACGGATGCGTACCGGGAGCCGCCCGCGGGCCCTTTGCAGGATTTAACCGCCTACCTGCGCCATCTGAAAAATGCCGACCAGATGCTGGCTCAAATCACCTCTGCTGTTCAGGCGACAGATCGAGGGGGTTCATTGTGCTGGTACGGGGATCACGTGCCGATCATGTCGGATGTCTATCGCCATTTTGGTGAACCCGAAGCAACAACGCCCTGGCTGATATGGTCAACGGGCACTGAACAGAAAGCCCGTGTGATAGAAAAGACAAACGTGCCGCCGCTCCCTGCGGAATCTTTGTCGAAACACTGGCTGCAAACCGTAAAAGAGTGTCATCGGATCTAA
- a CDS encoding type I polyketide synthase: MQKQIAVVGYSLRLPGCDNKDELWQALLDKRDLVTEVADSRWSKEAWLHPDKKHAGTSYTFAAGSLGDVSGFDAAFFGLSPREVSHMDPQQRLLLEMSWEAMERACIAPSTLRGSNTGVYIGIASVDYAYRFADDFSAIDANTGTGTASSIASNRISYLFDLKGPSVSMDTACSSSMVAFHQACQSILSGETDQALTGGVSLHLHPFGFMVFSKATMLSAEGRCKVFDADADGYVRSEGGGVFLLKDYDKALADGDPILAVVAASAVNADGYKSGLTVPSANAQASLMRQACARAGLEPEQIDYIEAHGTGTPVGDPIETRAIGEALGQGRSTPLKIGSIKSNLGHLETASGVAGLAKALLSIEHRQVPATIGFNKPNPNIPFKALNIEVVTDTLDLPKTGQITLGVNSFGFGGANAHVILQSPPQTIRASNSAEAEPANDPCRLPLIVSARSAEALKAMAQLTANQIRNTPNVNLYDLCWSARYRREQHECALLVWVESREQATAALQAFASDDFAGDEERTDLFTGQRQWQKQGSVWVYSGNGCQWAGMGRALLAESAQVRETVSEINGLIKQYTHNCDLEQLLGQPQDENCFALTELAQPVLFALQVAITRYLRAQGLQPEAVTGHSVGEVAAAWASGALTLEQATQVVCQRSDYQAKTAGSGQMTAVATDSKTMEALLANLGCERVNLAGINSAKGVTIAGDPDQLSQVESRLQEEGVRFKRLSLNYAFHSAFMDPIEAGLKASLAGLKPGECRIPFISTVTGDEISGTALNADYWWQNIRHPVLFEPAVRRCLAKGQRTFVEIGAHPVLRSYLNECLRSEETQGQVIATLAREQGSCVELERALAQLLLSGSRLDESRWFPVPGRVLALPTYPWQKQSYWKPESTESLGLLNRHYRHPLLGYAVPQHPGCWESQLTTGRQSWLADHVVGDAVVFPGAGYVELTLAAAEQQLCQQADESPVIDIENLEIRAPMLLEQAKSKVVRTHLEDANGIVRISARPHAQEGEWQHHVKARWFAGSAGLMLARRAESEPARKADFNRDQHLAAATRIGLDYGPAFQAVSEGWIDGRSVIGRCEPSERIRQTLAGQLLHPGILDAAFQLFIPLLAQEPHHDGFGYVPVQIGRLQFSRAHKGVIPAQIRVRLLRRSPHSLLAEIELFDAQGEAIAILTEVRFKAVALRKQQSQAISWLDMPLQACPLPQVPTALDSDALLQALQPLLVNQSEDLMMTEFEPLLDTLVLAGLNDCLKAESFSLAQLGDAQRRWADTAISQGVLMESEAGRLQVTEPPEVELKALWQLLLQEYPAAFVPAHAVGRFGLHLGEWLSNTGELPELNERLWSSIYRTRQDPTRLAAMQTQLSEQLSQQLHALAPGQPLTLAEITAGDMLFTQALAAQIKGHNAELSFISASSAAVQDARAHLINQPQLQALHWDQASWPAATNSLDLAIIHLDFMRPSALRQLLQQLRNVLRPGGQLLLFGQPQALWLEQLYGNQQGLLEQEDSLQPSTQYWEHLLKGLGFESEQLFEDRRQPGSAFLLTANQPLEIEADVPGADPLYLVWADEQSEELANRLQDHLANSRLISSFEELQVQVASANDQALQLVLLQDTWATDTRALATRRCAWLRDLMTVLKAAQGNIRCTVITAGVGEAELSPVSPLNSENVVAQAVVWGFVRTLMNETAVPLQLIDLPSDSKQVLLPAFGQALACAAAEDEQYINAQGERYVPRLRQIEPSQTVESVAAQQGVTLGFDQPGQLRNLHWQPRAQSYPGECEVLVDVKASGLNFRDVMYTLGLLSDEAIENGFSGPTLGLEFAGIVSAVGADVTDFRPGDKVVGFGPSSFSTRLITGSDTLAQLPGDISFEAAATIPTAFFTVYYALKHLARVQPGERVLIHGAAGGVGLAAIQVARLLGADIVATVGSQSKRDMLRLLGVNAIYDSRSHTFGEDILADTQGEGVDVVLNSLAGEAINQNLRVLRPFGRFLELGKRDFYENTAIGLRPFRNNISYFGIDSDQLMKVQPKLTRTLFLEMMALFEQGELYPLPYTAFSASHVVDAFRYMQQAKQIGKVIVNYPQPPAVETKQKDTKPKDTSQQPTPNLQLPADKTFLVTGGLGGFGLRTAQWLVEKGVRHLALLSRRGRAEGEAVDVIDQLVTQGVSVQAYACDVSDREQLATTLALIEQGQPALGGVVHAATVYADALVQQITDEQIEQVVATKAFGAHHLHELTADRPLALFVLFSSVTTLFGNPGQANYVGANLALEALTQLRRSQGLPATCVRWGAIDDAGYLARNSQIKQALQSRMGGNALTSKRALAVLEQMLLNDQPLLGVMEFDWPALARFLPNAGAARYQLIARSQQGNDHDSSGGDLLAELRQMEPEAQIARVTDELKHSLSQILMLPADQIDADQSLYDLGFDSLMGVELITDIEERFGVLLPAMAISESPSITKLTAKLLDLIGDGVEATDSSTTALTTAQVAAQHGVSEEEEKNT, translated from the coding sequence ATGCAGAAGCAAATTGCCGTTGTGGGTTATTCATTACGTTTACCCGGCTGCGACAACAAAGACGAACTGTGGCAAGCCCTTCTCGATAAACGAGATCTGGTTACTGAAGTCGCGGACAGTCGCTGGAGCAAAGAAGCCTGGCTGCACCCGGACAAAAAACATGCCGGTACCAGTTACACCTTTGCCGCCGGTTCCCTGGGCGACGTCAGTGGTTTTGATGCGGCGTTTTTTGGCTTGTCTCCGCGGGAGGTCAGCCACATGGACCCCCAGCAGCGATTGCTGCTGGAGATGAGCTGGGAGGCAATGGAGCGCGCCTGTATAGCGCCGTCCACTCTGCGCGGCAGTAACACCGGTGTTTACATCGGCATTGCCAGCGTCGATTACGCCTATCGCTTCGCAGACGACTTCAGTGCCATTGACGCCAACACCGGCACCGGCACCGCGTCCAGTATCGCCTCGAACCGCATTTCCTACCTGTTTGACCTCAAGGGCCCCAGCGTCTCCATGGATACGGCGTGTTCATCGTCCATGGTGGCCTTTCATCAGGCCTGTCAGTCAATTTTGAGTGGCGAAACCGATCAAGCCCTAACCGGCGGTGTGAGCCTGCACTTGCACCCGTTTGGCTTCATGGTTTTCTCCAAGGCAACCATGTTGTCAGCGGAAGGGCGCTGCAAGGTGTTTGATGCGGATGCCGATGGCTATGTCCGCTCCGAAGGCGGCGGCGTTTTCCTGCTTAAGGATTATGACAAGGCGCTGGCCGATGGCGATCCGATTCTGGCGGTGGTTGCTGCTTCCGCCGTGAACGCCGACGGCTACAAATCCGGCCTGACCGTGCCGAGTGCTAATGCGCAGGCCTCGCTGATGCGCCAAGCCTGTGCCCGTGCCGGCTTGGAGCCGGAGCAGATCGACTACATCGAAGCACACGGTACTGGAACGCCCGTCGGCGACCCCATCGAAACCCGGGCCATCGGGGAAGCGCTGGGTCAGGGGCGCAGCACGCCGCTGAAAATCGGCTCGATAAAAAGCAATCTGGGGCATCTGGAAACCGCCTCGGGTGTGGCCGGCCTTGCCAAAGCCTTGTTGTCGATCGAGCACCGTCAGGTGCCCGCAACAATCGGCTTTAATAAACCAAACCCCAATATTCCGTTCAAGGCATTGAACATCGAAGTGGTCACCGATACTTTGGATCTGCCCAAAACCGGCCAGATTACACTGGGTGTCAACTCGTTCGGCTTCGGCGGTGCCAATGCGCATGTCATCCTGCAAAGCCCACCGCAAACAATCAGAGCCTCCAATTCAGCGGAAGCCGAGCCTGCCAATGACCCGTGTCGCTTACCGCTGATTGTGTCGGCGCGCAGTGCCGAAGCGCTCAAGGCGATGGCGCAACTCACGGCGAACCAGATCCGCAACACACCGAACGTTAATCTGTACGATCTGTGCTGGAGTGCCCGGTACCGGCGCGAGCAGCACGAGTGCGCGCTTCTGGTTTGGGTCGAAAGCCGCGAGCAGGCCACCGCGGCTCTACAAGCCTTTGCTAGTGATGACTTTGCTGGTGATGAAGAGCGCACCGACCTGTTTACCGGCCAGCGCCAATGGCAAAAACAAGGCAGTGTCTGGGTCTATTCAGGCAATGGCTGTCAATGGGCCGGCATGGGCCGGGCACTGCTGGCAGAATCCGCGCAAGTGCGTGAGACGGTGAGTGAAATTAACGGCTTGATCAAGCAATACACCCATAACTGCGATCTGGAGCAGTTGCTTGGTCAGCCTCAGGATGAAAACTGCTTCGCTTTAACCGAACTGGCGCAGCCCGTGCTGTTTGCGCTGCAAGTGGCAATAACACGTTATTTGCGGGCACAGGGCTTGCAACCTGAAGCCGTCACTGGCCACAGCGTGGGCGAAGTAGCTGCAGCCTGGGCATCCGGCGCCTTGACCCTGGAGCAGGCCACTCAGGTGGTCTGCCAACGCAGTGACTATCAGGCAAAAACAGCCGGCAGCGGCCAGATGACCGCGGTAGCCACTGACTCAAAAACCATGGAAGCACTGCTGGCAAACCTGGGGTGTGAACGGGTTAACCTGGCCGGCATCAACAGCGCCAAGGGCGTCACCATCGCCGGTGATCCTGACCAGCTGAGCCAGGTTGAATCCCGATTGCAAGAAGAAGGTGTACGGTTCAAGCGTTTGAGCTTGAATTATGCCTTTCACAGCGCTTTCATGGACCCGATTGAGGCTGGCCTGAAAGCTTCTCTGGCTGGCCTGAAGCCGGGTGAGTGCCGTATCCCGTTCATTTCCACGGTGACAGGTGACGAGATTTCTGGAACGGCACTGAACGCCGACTACTGGTGGCAGAATATCCGCCATCCGGTGTTGTTCGAGCCTGCTGTCCGCCGCTGCCTCGCTAAGGGCCAGCGCACCTTTGTCGAAATTGGCGCACATCCGGTGCTGCGCAGTTACCTCAATGAGTGCCTGCGGTCAGAGGAAACTCAAGGGCAGGTCATTGCCACACTTGCGCGCGAACAGGGCAGCTGTGTTGAGTTAGAACGCGCGCTTGCACAGCTGCTGCTCAGTGGCTCCAGGCTTGATGAATCTCGCTGGTTCCCGGTACCGGGCCGAGTGCTGGCGCTGCCGACCTATCCTTGGCAGAAGCAGTCTTACTGGAAGCCCGAAAGCACCGAGTCGTTGGGTTTGTTAAACCGCCATTACCGCCACCCACTGCTGGGTTACGCCGTGCCACAACACCCCGGTTGCTGGGAGTCGCAGTTGACCACCGGGCGCCAGTCCTGGCTGGCCGATCACGTTGTGGGCGACGCGGTGGTATTTCCGGGTGCCGGCTATGTCGAACTTACGCTGGCGGCGGCAGAACAGCAGCTGTGTCAGCAGGCAGACGAATCGCCGGTGATCGATATCGAAAACCTGGAAATTCGGGCACCCATGCTACTGGAACAAGCCAAGTCTAAAGTGGTGCGTACGCACCTGGAAGACGCCAACGGCATTGTCCGAATCAGTGCTCGCCCGCATGCTCAGGAAGGCGAATGGCAACACCACGTCAAAGCCCGTTGGTTTGCCGGCAGTGCCGGGTTAATGCTGGCGCGGCGTGCCGAATCTGAGCCCGCGCGTAAGGCCGACTTCAATCGTGACCAGCACCTTGCTGCCGCAACCCGCATAGGTCTGGATTACGGCCCGGCTTTTCAGGCCGTCAGCGAAGGCTGGATTGATGGCCGTAGTGTGATCGGTCGCTGCGAACCCAGCGAACGGATCAGACAAACCCTCGCCGGCCAATTATTGCATCCGGGTATTCTGGATGCCGCCTTTCAGTTGTTCATACCCCTGCTGGCCCAGGAGCCCCATCACGACGGCTTTGGCTATGTGCCGGTGCAAATCGGACGGTTGCAGTTCAGCCGCGCGCACAAAGGTGTGATTCCGGCGCAAATTCGCGTACGCCTGCTGCGCCGTTCACCGCATTCACTGCTGGCCGAAATAGAATTGTTCGATGCTCAGGGTGAAGCGATTGCGATCCTGACAGAGGTGCGTTTCAAAGCGGTTGCACTGCGCAAACAGCAATCACAGGCGATCTCATGGCTGGATATGCCGCTACAGGCGTGCCCACTGCCGCAGGTGCCCACGGCGCTGGATAGCGATGCATTGCTGCAGGCCTTGCAGCCGTTGCTGGTGAACCAGTCTGAAGACCTTATGATGACGGAATTTGAGCCGCTGCTGGATACGCTGGTATTGGCCGGCCTCAACGACTGCCTGAAAGCAGAATCATTCAGTCTGGCACAACTGGGCGATGCGCAAAGGCGCTGGGCGGACACGGCCATCAGCCAGGGCGTACTGATGGAAAGCGAAGCAGGCCGGCTGCAGGTAACCGAGCCGCCGGAAGTAGAACTGAAAGCGCTATGGCAACTCCTGCTGCAGGAATACCCGGCTGCGTTTGTGCCTGCCCATGCTGTGGGCCGCTTTGGTCTGCATTTGGGTGAGTGGCTGAGCAACACAGGCGAGCTGCCGGAGCTTAACGAACGTTTATGGAGCTCAATTTATCGTACCCGCCAGGATCCAACTCGCCTGGCTGCAATGCAGACACAGTTATCTGAACAACTCAGCCAGCAGCTTCACGCGCTGGCACCAGGGCAGCCACTGACCCTGGCGGAAATCACCGCCGGTGACATGCTATTTACTCAGGCGCTGGCAGCACAGATAAAAGGCCATAACGCAGAACTGAGTTTTATCAGTGCCTCGTCTGCGGCCGTCCAAGATGCGCGCGCCCACTTGATCAATCAGCCACAATTGCAAGCACTGCACTGGGATCAGGCCTCATGGCCGGCCGCGACGAACTCGTTGGATCTGGCCATCATTCATTTAGATTTCATGCGCCCCTCCGCCCTGCGCCAGCTGCTGCAGCAGCTGCGTAATGTGCTCAGGCCAGGGGGCCAGTTGCTGCTGTTTGGCCAGCCGCAAGCACTTTGGTTGGAACAGCTGTACGGCAACCAACAGGGGCTTCTGGAACAGGAAGACAGCCTTCAACCGAGTACCCAATATTGGGAGCACCTGCTGAAAGGTCTCGGTTTTGAGTCAGAACAGCTGTTTGAAGACCGCCGGCAACCCGGCAGCGCCTTTTTGCTGACGGCAAATCAACCACTGGAAATTGAGGCCGATGTGCCAGGGGCGGACCCACTCTATTTGGTCTGGGCGGATGAGCAGAGCGAAGAGTTGGCGAATCGATTGCAAGATCACTTGGCAAATTCACGGCTGATCTCCAGCTTCGAAGAGCTGCAAGTGCAAGTGGCAAGCGCGAATGATCAAGCGCTGCAGCTGGTCCTGCTGCAGGACACCTGGGCAACGGATACCCGCGCGTTGGCCACTCGTCGCTGCGCCTGGTTACGTGACCTGATGACAGTGCTAAAAGCCGCTCAGGGTAATATTCGCTGCACCGTTATCACCGCAGGTGTTGGCGAAGCAGAGCTTTCTCCTGTATCGCCACTGAACAGTGAAAACGTTGTTGCCCAGGCGGTTGTCTGGGGCTTTGTTCGCACGTTGATGAACGAAACCGCCGTGCCTCTGCAGTTGATTGATCTGCCGAGTGACTCTAAACAGGTCTTGTTGCCCGCCTTCGGCCAGGCATTGGCCTGCGCCGCGGCTGAAGATGAGCAGTATATTAATGCTCAGGGCGAGCGGTACGTGCCCCGTCTACGTCAGATCGAACCGTCGCAAACCGTTGAAAGCGTTGCTGCACAGCAAGGCGTGACACTTGGTTTCGACCAGCCCGGACAGTTGCGCAACCTGCATTGGCAGCCGCGAGCGCAGAGTTACCCGGGTGAGTGCGAAGTCCTGGTGGACGTTAAAGCCTCGGGTCTGAACTTCCGCGATGTTATGTACACGCTCGGCCTGCTCTCCGATGAAGCCATCGAAAACGGTTTCTCCGGCCCGACACTGGGCCTGGAATTTGCTGGTATCGTCAGCGCCGTGGGCGCCGATGTGACCGATTTCCGCCCCGGCGACAAGGTGGTGGGCTTTGGCCCGTCCAGCTTCAGTACCCGTTTGATCACCGGCAGCGACACCCTGGCCCAGCTGCCTGGTGATATCAGCTTTGAGGCGGCGGCGACCATTCCAACCGCTTTTTTTACTGTGTACTACGCGCTCAAGCATCTGGCGCGGGTACAGCCGGGCGAACGCGTATTGATTCACGGCGCAGCCGGGGGTGTCGGGCTTGCGGCCATTCAGGTCGCGCGCCTGCTGGGGGCTGACATCGTGGCCACCGTGGGCTCGCAGAGCAAGCGCGATATGCTTCGCCTGCTCGGGGTTAACGCAATCTACGACTCGCGCAGCCATACCTTCGGCGAAGATATTCTGGCGGATACCCAAGGCGAAGGCGTGGATGTGGTCTTGAACTCGCTGGCCGGCGAGGCGATTAACCAAAACCTGCGCGTGCTGCGTCCCTTCGGCCGTTTTCTGGAACTGGGCAAGCGCGACTTCTATGAAAACACCGCCATTGGCCTGCGCCCGTTCCGCAACAACATAAGCTACTTCGGTATAGATTCCGACCAGCTGATGAAGGTACAACCAAAACTCACCCGCACCCTGTTCCTCGAAATGATGGCCCTGTTCGAGCAGGGCGAGCTCTACCCGCTGCCCTACACAGCCTTTTCGGCGTCACACGTTGTGGATGCCTTCCGCTATATGCAGCAGGCCAAACAGATCGGCAAAGTGATTGTGAACTACCCTCAACCGCCTGCGGTGGAAACAAAGCAGAAAGACACAAAGCCGAAAGACACAAGCCAACAACCAACACCAAACCTGCAGCTGCCCGCCGACAAAACCTTTCTGGTAACCGGCGGCCTGGGCGGTTTCGGTTTGCGCACGGCCCAATGGCTGGTCGAAAAGGGCGTTCGACACCTGGCGCTGTTGAGCCGTCGGGGCCGGGCTGAAGGCGAAGCCGTTGACGTTATCGATCAGTTGGTGACACAGGGCGTCAGTGTGCAGGCTTACGCCTGCGATGTGTCTGACCGCGAGCAATTGGCGACAACCCTGGCGTTGATTGAACAAGGGCAGCCGGCCCTGGGCGGTGTGGTGCACGCAGCCACTGTCTATGCCGACGCGCTGGTGCAGCAGATCACGGACGAACAAATCGAACAGGTCGTGGCGACCAAAGCCTTTGGCGCACACCATCTGCACGAACTGACGGCGGATCGCCCGTTGGCATTGTTCGTTCTGTTCTCGTCTGTAACCACCCTGTTTGGCAACCCCGGTCAGGCCAACTACGTGGGCGCCAATCTGGCACTGGAAGCACTTACACAGCTGCGCCGGTCACAAGGGCTGCCGGCGACCTGTGTCCGTTGGGGCGCCATTGACGATGCCGGTTATCTGGCCCGTAACAGCCAGATCAAACAGGCCCTGCAGTCCCGCATGGGCGGCAACGCACTGACCTCAAAACGTGCACTTGCCGTGTTGGAGCAGATGCTGCTGAACGATCAGCCACTGTTGGGCGTTATGGAGTTTGACTGGCCCGCGCTGGCCCGCTTCCTGCCCAATGCAGGCGCTGCACGCTACCAGCTTATTGCCCGTAGCCAGCAGGGCAATGACCATGACAGCAGCGGTGGCGATCTGCTGGCAGAACTGCGGCAGATGGAGCCGGAAGCGCAGATAGCACGGGTAACGGATGAGCTTAAACACAGCCTCAGCCAGATATTGATGTTGCCGGCGGACCAGATCGATGCCGACCAATCGTTGTACGATCTGGGATTTGATTCCCTGATGGGAGTAGAGCTGATCACGGATATTGAAGAACGGTTCGGCGTACTGTTGCCGGCGATGGCCATCAGTGAGTCACCCAGTATTACCAAGCTGACGGCCAAACTTCTGGACCTTATTGGTGACGGTGTCGAAGCGACCGATTCATCAACAACGGCCCTGACAACGGCCCAAGTCGCAGCCCAGCATGGTGTTAGCGAAGAAGAGGAAAAAAACACGTGA
- a CDS encoding capsule biosynthesis protein — translation MPVKPLSFLLLQGVSSPFFARLADALRECGHKVHKVNFNAGDLVFWFPRSHRTHFRGNLEQLPEFLKSIWQEFEITDQILFGDRRPVHRAAFDKAEQFGVRTHVFEEGYFRPFWVTLEREGVNGHSLLPRDPDWFRAAAGCLDAQPTEKPKRFHSAFRKRAAYDVLYHVAGLINSVLNPRYRIHAPITAPVEYAGYLSRFARLPKWRTRDAELINRLCKEAPKHPFFLLPLQLNSDAQIHHHSRFDNMHQVIESVLESFADNAPSGARLLIKNHPLDMGLVNYPRHIRKLSKRLGLEGRVEYIETGNLDQALGSAAGTVTVNSTVGIVALEKECPTLCLSDPIYNLPGLTDQGDIDNFWQEPVKPDQNLFEAFRKVVIYATQINGGFYCHNGISLAVENAANMLSTDQSPLQYLLEACPP, via the coding sequence GTGCCTGTGAAGCCTTTGTCATTCTTGCTGTTGCAAGGCGTTTCATCGCCATTTTTTGCGCGCTTGGCCGATGCCCTGCGCGAATGTGGCCACAAGGTTCACAAGGTAAACTTCAACGCGGGTGATCTGGTGTTTTGGTTTCCTCGCAGTCATCGAACGCACTTTCGTGGCAATCTGGAACAACTGCCCGAATTTCTTAAGTCGATTTGGCAAGAGTTCGAAATCACAGATCAAATTCTGTTTGGAGATCGACGGCCCGTACACCGTGCGGCCTTTGATAAAGCGGAACAGTTCGGCGTTCGAACACATGTTTTCGAAGAGGGTTATTTCAGACCTTTCTGGGTGACGCTTGAGCGCGAAGGCGTAAACGGCCATTCGCTCTTGCCACGGGACCCGGACTGGTTTCGAGCGGCAGCAGGTTGTCTCGATGCGCAGCCGACTGAAAAGCCGAAACGTTTCCATTCCGCTTTTCGGAAACGGGCCGCGTACGATGTGCTGTACCACGTCGCGGGTCTGATCAATTCGGTACTGAACCCTCGATATAGAATCCACGCGCCGATCACGGCACCCGTTGAATATGCCGGCTACCTATCCCGCTTTGCCAGGTTGCCCAAATGGCGCACGCGGGATGCAGAGTTGATCAATCGCCTCTGCAAGGAAGCACCCAAACACCCTTTTTTTCTGTTGCCTTTACAGTTGAATTCCGACGCTCAGATTCACCATCACTCTCGCTTCGACAACATGCATCAGGTGATCGAGTCTGTGCTCGAATCCTTTGCAGACAATGCGCCCAGTGGTGCCCGGCTTCTGATCAAGAATCATCCGTTGGATATGGGGCTGGTGAATTATCCGCGCCACATCAGAAAGCTGAGCAAGCGCCTTGGCCTGGAAGGGCGGGTTGAATACATCGAAACCGGCAATCTGGATCAAGCACTTGGGTCTGCCGCCGGAACCGTCACTGTTAACAGTACTGTGGGCATAGTGGCACTGGAAAAAGAATGTCCAACGCTGTGCCTGAGCGACCCGATTTATAACCTTCCGGGGCTGACTGATCAAGGCGACATAGACAATTTTTGGCAAGAACCCGTTAAGCCTGACCAAAACTTGTTTGAGGCCTTTCGCAAAGTGGTCATCTACGCAACGCAAATCAACGGTGGTTTCTATTGCCACAATGGCATCAGTCTGGCCGTTGAGAATGCGGCTAACATGCTCAGCACAGACCAATCACCTCTCCAGTATTTGTTGGAAGCCTGCCCACCGTGA